The DNA region GATGATCTCTTCGTATGCTGCGACCTACGGCTGGAAGGCCTGGGTCTACCGGTTTGCAAACATCGTCGGCGCCCGCAGTACGCACGGGATCATCTATGACTTCGTCCAGAAACTCAGAGCGAACCCTAAGGAGCTGGAGATCCTCGGCGACGGGCGGCAGAGCAAATCCTATCTTGCCGTTGAAAACTGCGTGAAGGCGATGATCTTCGCACCCGAGGTCTCGAACGACACCTTCAACTTCTTCAATATCGGATCGGAAGACTGGGTGAACGTGAAAAGGATCGCAGAACTGATCGTCGAGGAGATGGGATTGGAAAATGTGAAGTTCAACTTCACCGGCGGCGACAGAGGGTGGGTCGGAGATGTTCCCCTGATGAGACTCGGCGTCGACAAAATGAAGTCGCTCGGCTGGGACCCGGAGATCACTTCCGAAGAGAGCGTCCGGCGTGCGATCCGGGCCACGATTGCTGAGTGAAGAATAAAAATACTCAGAAAATTCTATTCAATCCATCCTATTTTTGAATATACTTTCCAACTATTCATTATCTAATTTATTTCAAGCGAAATTTGTCATATACTCTAACAAAAAAATACCTTTTCCGAATACAAAGCCCAAGGATATATCCACCGCGGGACGCTCCGCGCCGAAGTCGCGTCCCCGCACCCCGAAAAAGAGAGATAGATTACAACGTGTGATTCCTCATTATCAAAAAAGTATTTTGACCAAAAAAGTCAGTGTCGGTTTTTACGCCGATTTCTTCTCTGCTCTCTTCTTCATAAACTGCAGTCCGGCAAGGATCGCCGCTCCAAGTAAGAAGAACAGAATGCTGAACGTTTCAAAACTCATTGCAGGTCTTGGCACATCCAGCGTGGTCGCGCCCAGAACGATCGCATACAGCGAGCCGATCAGAAGCCCGATACTCAGATAGATCGTCTGAGACCGGTATTTTTCCAGACAGTGCCGCAGAAGTTTCGCGATAAAAACGAGCCCCGTGATCATCCCAAGACCGAAAACGATCAGCATCGGCACATACTGGAACTGGAGATGAACGACTGCGCTCACTGCCGAGATCAACGGGACATACAGCCCCATGATCAGAAGCATCGTCGAGCCTGAGATCCCTGGAAGAACCATCACCGAGATCGAAAGCACCGCGGCAATGAAAAGAAACAGACCGAGCTGGGGAGAAATCTGGGTCAGATCGACCGAACTTTCCCGGGTCACCGGATTGAAGTACATCAGAAGAGGAACCGCCGCCACGCCGATCACCGCAAAGATACTGTGCAGATAGTGTTTCTTCAGGACCTCTTTTTCCTCCATCACCACGATTGGAACGGCGCAGACGGTCAGACCGATGAAAAGCGAACTTATTTCATACACATACGTATCGAAAAGATTTGCGAGGATCACGGCGCAAATGAGAAACGCAGCGGCCCAGCCGACGGCAAGTTTCAGCAGGAAAGGAAGCGCCGCCTTTTTTTCCGCCATCGTCCCGGTCAGCAGATCATCCACCGAGGAGATGAATTTATCATAAAATCCAAGTAAAAATGCGATCGTCCCGCCGGAAACTCCCGGCACGCTGTCGGCGACCGCCATGCACGCTCCTCTGATGATATCCATACTTATCATATGTATTGGACGTGCCTTCCATAATTATCGTTCGTTCTTTCTGTGTCGCAACCAAGTAATTTATTCCGCGAACGCCCAGATATATAAGAGAGATTCCCATGAAATATATTCTAATTCTGGCTGACGGTGCAGCAGACGAGCCTCTTGCAGAGCTTGGGGGCAAGACCCCGCTCGAAGCGGCAAATAAACCCAATATGGACAGGATCGCCCGCGAAGGAAGATGCGGCATGCTGAAAACGGTGGACGACTCGCTGTCCCCGGGATCCGATGTCGCCAATATGTCGATCCTCGGCTATGATCCGATGAAATACTATACAGGCCGCGGAGCGATCGAAGCGCTCAGCATGGGGATTCCCTTTAAAGAGGGCGACCTTGCCTACCGGTGCAATCTGGTCACGGTCGAGAATGGGAAGATGAAGGATTTCGCCGCCGGCCATATCACAAGTATTGAGGGAGCACAGCTTTTCGAGACGCTCAAAGAGAAGATTCCAGAAGCAGGCTGGTACTCCGGCGTCTCCTACCGAAATGTCATGATGCTTCCAAACGGCAAAGGATCAGATACGACCGCACCCCACGACATCGTCGGCGAGGTCATCAATGAGTATCTCCCGAAAGGTGAGGATGCCGAGCGTCTGATGAACTTCATCGTTCGGGCCTCCGATGCCTTCGAGAACCACCCGGTAAATAAGCAGCGTATCGCCGCAGGGAAAAACCCGGCGACGACGATCTGGCCGTGGAGCGGAGGGTCGAAGCCCGCGATGCCGCCCTTCTCTGAAAAATATCACAAGAAGGGAGCGGTCATCTCTGCGGTCGATCTGCTGTTCGGTCTTGCAAAATGCGCCGGCATGGAAGTCGTCACGGTCCCCGGAGCAACCGGGTATCTCGATACGAACTTCCTTGGAAAAGCACAGGCGGCAGTCGAGACCGCGAACGGCGATGCGGACTTCGTGTACATGCATGTCGAGGCAACCGACGAGGCAGGACACCTCGGAAGCTTGGAAGAGAAGATCAAAGCGATCGAGAATCTGGACAAGGCGATCGGGTATATCCTCGACAACTTCGACGGCTGCATTATGCTGATGCCCGACCACCCGACCCCGATCGCGAAAAAGACCCACACGAACGACCCGGTCCCGTTCGCGATCCGCGGACTCGGCGAGCCGGACGAAGTCTCTGTCTACACCGAAAAAGAGGTGCAGGCGAAGGGTTCCTACGGACTGATCCAGGCGGTCGATCTCCTGGATATGGTGTTCAAGGAGTAGGCGGATGCGGGAAGAGGTCACAGCCTTCATCGAAGCGTATGTGAAGGACGCTTCCTACTTACGAAAACCGCTGGTCGGTTTTGCCGACTGCGCTTCCCCGATGTTTCCGGCCCTGAAAAACGTCGTGATGCCGGGACATCTTATGCCGGCCGAGATCCTTTCCGATCCGACGGTCGTCATTTCCTATTTTTTGCCGTTTCAAAAGGAGGTTGCCCTTTCGAATGTTTCCGGGAGATACGCCTCGAAGCGTTGGACCGAGTGTTATGTCGAGACGAACCGGCTGATCGCTTACCTGAATGCCGCTTTGATCGATTATCTGAAGGATCGCGGATTTCGGGCAGCATATTCGGAGAATGCTATACATCTGGACGACCAGACCCTGATGAGCTGCTGGTCCCAGCGGCACGTCGCGGAGATCGCGGGTCTCGGGAAATTCGGTCTGAACAATCTTCTGATCACCCGGGTCGGTTCGTGCGGCCGGTTCGGTTCGCTTGTTACGGATCTGCCTATCACGCCGGATGTGCCGGAAACGGAAGAACGGTGTTTGTATAAGCTGACCGGCAAGTGTTTGAAGTGCGTGAAAAACTGCCCGACGGGAGCATTGACCGAGGACAAGTTTGACCGGTGGGTCTGCTTTTCGCTGTGTCAGGAAAATGAGATGCGATACGGGGCGAATGACTGCGGGAAATGCGCCGTGGATATCCCGTGCGGGTTTCTCTGAAAGGGTTTGGGCGGTGTTGGGGCGAGTTTAATTCGGGAAGGGTATGGCTGGTTGTGGACACAAGAGAAAAACCAACCGCGAATCGGCGCAAATCCGCCCTTCGGGCGAGATAATCGGATTTGCTTCTCCTCACTCTCGCAAGTCTCTCGCAAGGCAAAGCCTTGCTCGGCTGAGGCCTCCCCTGCGGGTCAGCCCGCCCTCGACTTGCTCGTCCCTTCATCGGGACCGTTCGGGCAAATCCTGTCGCCGCCCCAGCGGCTCCTTTTATTGATTGCTGTAAAAATGTATAATATATCAATACTTCGCGATACAAAAAGTAATCCTCGCGGTTTTTATAAGTTGCCACACCCCAATTAATACTACAGAGATTTCTATTGAATAATTTAGGGATAGCCAAAAATGAATCAAATACATGCTGCACAGGTCTCAAAGATCGCGAGTTTTATCTGGAATATTGCAGATGATTGTCTAAGAGATGTTTACTCCCGCGGAAAATACCGGGATGTAATTCTTCCAATGACGGTCATCCGCCGCATAGATGCAGTCCTTGAACCAACTAAGGAGAAGGTTATAGCACAGAAGAAGATGCTGGATAAAGCCAATATAAAGGCACAATCTGACGCTCTTTGTCTTGCTTCGGGTCAGGCATTTTACAATAGTTCACCATTTTGTTTGAAGGATCTGACATCTCGTGCAAAGCCTCAGCAGCTTAAGGCTGATTTTATTGCATATCTGGATGGATATTCTCCAAATATTCAGGAGATCCTGAATAAGTTCAAATTCAGAAATCAGATCGATACAATGATCGAAGCCGGTATTTTAGGGGCTGTCATTGAGAAGTTTGTGAGTTCAGAAATCAACCTGAGCATGAATGATATTCTGGATAAGCAGGGGGGAGTGAGAATGCCGGGTCTCGATAATCATATGATGGGGACTCTTTTTGAGGAGCTTTTGAGAAAGTTCAATGAAGAAAATAACGAGGAGGCCGGAGAGCATTTTACACCGCGTGATGTTGTTGAGCTGATGGCGGATTTGGTGTTCATGCCGATTGCTGATAAAATCGAGGACGGCACGTATCTTCTTTATGATGATGCGTGTGGTACCGGCGGTATGCTGACGGTTGGAGAGCAGCGTCTGAATGAACTGGCAATAAAATACAATAAAAAGTTCTCTGTGCATTTGTTTGGTCAGGAAACAGTTCCTGAGACGTATGCGATCTGCAAGTCAGATATGCTGTTGAAGGGTAAGGGCGAACAGGCTGAACATATTTTCTATGGTTCGACGTTGTCAAACGATGGATTTGCAGGGCACGAGTTTGATTTTATGATCTCAAATCCCCCGTATGGTAAGTCGTGGAAGACCGACGCTGAAAAGATGGGCGGTAAAAAAGATATTTCAGACCCGCGTTTTGTTGTTCTGCACAAAAACGAAGAGCTTTCTCTGATTCCTAGGGTGAGCGATGGTCAGATGCTTTTCCTTGCAAATAATGTGAGCAAGATGAAGAGTAAGACGAAGCTTGGAAGCCGTATTGCAGAGGTCCATAATGGTTCGTCTTTGTTTACAGGGGACGCCGGTTCTGGTGAGAGTAATTTCAGGCGTTATATTATTGAGAATGACTTGGTTGAAGCCATTATTGCTTTGCCTGAAAACATCTTTTACAACACAGGTATTGCAACATATATCTGGGTCCTCTCGAATAAAAAATCTGAATCACGCCGTGGAAAAGTTCAGCTGATCGATGCAACATCATTCAAGACCCCGCTTAGAAAGAACCTTGGTAAGAAAAACTGCGAAGTTTCATTTGAACAGAAGAACGAGATCGTTAAACTGTTAATCGACTTCAAAGAGAACGAATTTTCAAAAATTTTCAGGAACGAGGAGTTCCTTTACTGGAGCATCACTGTTGAAAGACCGAAAGTAGATGAAGCAGGAAATGTGGTGAAGGATAAGAAAGGTAGCCCGAAGGCGGATGCAGATCTGCGTGACGTTGAAATGGTTCCTTACGTGTATGAAGGAGGCATTGAGGCATTTATGAAAAATGAAGTGCTGCCGTATTCTCCGGATGCATGGGTCGACGATAAGAAGACAGAAACTGGATGCGAACTGAGTTTTACAAAGTATTTCTATAAGCCGGTCGAACTTCGTTCTCTTGATGAGATAGTTGCCGATATTCGTGCTCTTGAAAAGGAATCTGATGGTATGCTTGAAGACATCCTGAGGGATTAAAAAGATGCTGAAAGGTTATGAGGAGTATATGGATACTGGATATGATTGGATTCCTCAGGTTCCAAAAACATGGGAGCAAAGACCAATTCATTCAATTACAACTCTGTCTAACGAACGAAATGGAAAGAGAAAAGATTTGGAGCTTTTGTCTGTTTACAGGGAGTTTGGAGTAATCAAAAAATCATCCCGTGACGATAATCATAATGTTGAAAGTCAAGATTTGTCTAATTACAAGTATGTCAATTCAGGTTATCTTGTAATGAACAAAATGAAAATGTGGCAAGGTTCTCTTGGGATTTCACAATATGAGGGCATAGTCAGTCCTGCATATATTGTATGTAAAGTGGATCAAGATATAATTGGAAAATACCTCCATTATCTTCTTCGGTCATCTCACTTCAAGATATTTTACAATCGTATTTCATATGGTGTAAGAGTTGGTCAATGGGATTTACGATATAATGATTTGAAAAATCTGAAAATATATCTGCCAACATCCGACGAACAAAACCAAATCGTCCGCTATCTCAATGCAAAAGTCGCAAAAATCAACCGCCTTATTTCTGCAAAGAAAAAAGAGATCGCGCTGCTGAAGGAGTATAAGCAGGCAATAATTACAAGGGCGGTTACGAAAGGGATCTGTGCGGGCGTTCCCATGAAGGAGAGCGGGGTCGAGTGGATCGGGGAGATACCGGAGGGGTGGGAAGAAAGAAAATTGAAGTATTTATGCTCAATTAATACTGGGGACAAAGACACAATTAATCGAAATGATGATGGGTTATATCCATTCTATGTACGTTCTCCAAAAATTGAGCATATTGACACATATTCATTTGATGGAGAAGCAGTGTTAATGGCAGGAGACGGGGTTGGGGCTGGAAAAGTATTCCATTACGTTAGTGGCAAATTTGACTATCATCAAAGAGTCTACAATCTCCATTATTTCAAGGATGTATGTGGAAAATACATATATTATTATTTAAAAGAGAATTTCTGGAGAAAAATTGAGGAGGCAAGTGCAAAGTCTACCGTAGACTCAGTCAGACTTCCAATGTTATTAGAGTTCCCAGTTGTATTTGGTCAAATAGGTGAACAACAACAGATTGTTTCGTATCTCGACGCAAAATGCTCTGCTATCGACGCGACGATCCAGAAACGGGAGCTTGCTATCGAAAAGCTGACCGCGTATAATCAGAGCCTCATCTACGAGTGCGTCACAGGAAAAGTCGACGTTCGCGGGATACACGTTGAAGAAGTTCCGGAAGCTGAATTGATTGAGGAAATGGACGAAGAAATTGTTGCCGAGTTCGATGATGAAACATCCGAAGAAGAGAATACTGAATAAAATCACCCCAAACAATAATCTCTCACAACAACATATTATGAATTACTGATAACTTTTAAAGAAAATAACAATGCCAACCAACACAAAAGAAATCGGACTCGAAGACTTGATCGTACAACATCTCACAAGTCAGAACGGATACGAACTGGGGATCGCAAGTGAATATATCCGGTCTTCGGCCTTTGATGAAGGAAGGCTGTTTAGATTCCTTGAAACGACCCAGGGAACCAAACTCTCACAATACGGAATACTCGAAAGCGAGAAAAAAAGAGAACAACTTGCAACAAGAATACAAGGGGAAATTGAAAAACGCGGAACGATCGATGTACTCAGAAATGGTGTTAACTTCTATCCCGCTGGAAACATCGACCTCTACTACTTCCAGCCCTCAGAAAAAAATCCGGCTGCCAAAGCAAACTTTGAAAAAAATATCTTCAGTGTAACAAGACAACTGATGTATGCCCAGAGCGGCTCAAATGAAGCTCTCGACTTCTGCATATTCATCAACGGACTCCCGGTAATAACCGCTGAACTCAAAAACCAGTTCACCCATCAGAATTACGAAAACGCGATCGAACAATACAAAAAAGATAGAAATCCCCGTGAATTACTGTTTCACTTTGGAAGATGCATAGTTCACTTCGCAATTGATGACAGTGAAATTCACATGTGTACAAAACTGGAAGGCCAAAACTCCTGGTTCTTACCCTTCAACAAAGGATACAAAGACGGAGCCGGCAACCCCCCAAATCCCGCAGGACTCAAAACAGACTACCTCTGGACCCATACACTCACAAAAAATGAACTATCCGACATCATAGAAAACTATGCTCAGATACTTGAAGAAAAAGATCCTGACACAGGAAAAACAAAACGAAAACAAATATTCCCCAGATACCATCAGCTGTCAGTCGTCAGAGCCTTACTCGCCGACGCAAAAGAAAACGGAGTCGGGAAAAGATACCTCATTCAGCACTCCGCAGGAAGCGGAAAATCCAACTCCATAGCCTGGCTTGCTCTTCAAATCGTATCACTTGAAAAAAATGGGAAAGCACTCTTCGATTCTGTCATCGTAATTACCGATAGAGTCAACCTCGACAACCAGATAAAAGGAACCATCAAAGGCTTCACCCAGATGTCGAATACCATTGGTCATGCAGAGAGCGCCGAAGATCTAAGAAAACTCCTGACCAACGGAAAAAACATCATTATCTCAACAATTCACAAATTCCCCTACATATTAGACAGCATTAAAGACGAACACAAAGGACAGAACTTCGCGATCATAATAGACGAAGCACATTCAAGCCAGAGCGGAAGGATGGCTGGATCAATGAACGTGGTTCTGAACAGCGCCCCTGAATACGAAAACGAAACAGAATCCATTGAAGACATAATCAACAACATAGTTGAAAAACGGAAAATGCTCAAAAATGCAAGCTATTTTGCATTTACCGCCACACCCAAAAACAAAACACTCGAAACATTCGGTGTTCCCTACGAAGACGAAGGAAAAATCAAACACAGACCTTTCCACGAATACACCATGAAACAGGCAATTCAGGAAGGATTCATCCTTGACGTTCTTCAGAATTACACACCTGTAAAAAGCTACTTCAAACTTATAAAGAAAGTTGAAAATGATCCTGAGTTTGACAAAAGAAAAGCCCTGAAAAAATTAAAGGCACTCGTGGAAAGAGACATTTATCCAATCTCTCAGAAAGCAGAGATCATCGTTGAACACTTCCACACACAGGTGATTTCACCCGGGAAAATTCATGGAAAAGCCCGGTGTATGGTTGTCTGCAGGGACATCGACGCAGCTATAAAATACTACAACACAATAAGCAAAGCCCTTGAAAACAGAAAAAGTCAGTACAAAGCAATAATAGCATTTTCCGGCGAAAAAGAGATCGCCGGAGAAACATTCACCGAATCATCAATAAACAAATTCCCAAGCAGTCAAATCGAAAAGAAATTCAAAGAAGAACCTTATCGTTTCTTAGTAGTTGCAAACAAATTTCAGACCGGATACGACGAACCTCTTCTTCATACGATGTACGTTGACAAACCTCTCTCTGATATAAAAGCAGTCCAGACGTTATCCAGACTCAACCGGGCATACCCTGGCAAATATGATACATTCGTCCTTGACTTTTTCAATGACAGCGATATAATCAAACAAGCCTTTGACAGATATTATAAGACCACCATACTCTCTGATGAAACAGATGTAAACAAACTCTATGATTTAATTAGAGAGATGGAAGATGCTGAAGTATTCACAACCAATGACGTGAATAAAGTTGTCACTGATTATCTCAGCGGAGTAGAAAGAAACAGATTTGATCCAACACTTGACTCCTGCGCTGCAAACTATGAAAATTATCTTGATCTGGACGGTCAGATTAAATTCAAGAGCTCAGTAAAATCATATCTGAGGACATATGGATTCCTTGCTTCGATTCTCCCTATTGGAAATCCAGAGTGGGAAAAACTATCAATCTTCCTGAATTATCTGCTGCCAAAATTAAAGTCACCTGATGATGATGATCTCGCAAAAGGCATTCTGAGTGCGGTTGATCTGGAAAGTTATCGTGCTGAAGCTTTGACAACAATAAATATAATCCTCGAAGATGAAGACGCTGAAATAAATCCGATCCCGACAAAAGACCCTAAAGGAATAGTTGAGCCTGAAATGGATCGCTTATCACACATATTAGAAGAGTTCCAGAATCTCTGGGGTAACATCAAATGGAATGATAAAGACAGAATTATCAGAGACATCAAAGAAATTCCGGGACGTGTTGCAAAAGATGAAGCCTATCAGAATGCAATCAAAAACTCTGACAGAGAAAATGCACGTCTGGAAAGTGAGAGAGCACTGAAGAAAGTAATTGATTCTATGATTGAAGATAATTTGGAACTTTACAGATTATATGTCGATAATCTATCTTTCAGGAAGGAGTTGGAGAGTCTGGTTTTCAACGCAACCTATGAGAAAGACTGCTCAAAAGCATAGTTTCTGGAGTTAATCCTCTCACCATTTAACACTTTTAATATCCAAAATCAGCCATCCATCTGTCTATTTTTCTACTATCTTTCACTCCTCCTCACAGGAGCCGCTGGGGCGGCGACAGGATTTGCCCGAACGTTCCCGATGAGGGATGAACCGGCGGGACGATAAGGACCGCCGAGTTCAAGTGAGGAAAAGCAAATCCGATTCTGGGAGCAAGCCAAAGGCTTGCGGGATTCGCGCCGATTCGCGGTTGGTTTTTATCTCTTGTGTCCGCACTAATGCCGTACACGAAATCGAAGTACATCTCAACGTATGTCAGTTTTTTCGGTTGAGATCACGTAGCGTATATCCCATCTAAAAAAATGTAAAAAAAAGAAAAAAAATTAGTCCTTCTTTTCAGGGACTTCTTCGTGGTGTGCTTCCTGATATCTCTTCATCTCGAGATTGCGGAGCTCAACTCTCCGAACCTTTCCGGAGATCGTCTTTGGAAGCTCCTCCACGAACTCGATCGCACGCGGATACTTATACGGGGCGGTCGTCGTCTTGACATGGTTCTGCATCTCTTTGATCAGAACATCGGATCCCTTATATCCGTCTTTTAAGACGACAAACGCCTTGATGATCACGCCGCGGATCGGGTCGGGGCTGCCGACAACTGCCGACTCTTTGACTGCCGGGTGCTCGATCAGCGCCGACTCGACTTCTGCCGGAGAAACACGGTATCCGGACGACTTGATCATATCATCGTCGCGGCCCATGAACCAGAAGTAGCCGTCTTCATCGACCGTCGCCTTGTCTCCCGTGTAATACCAGCCGTTGATAAACACCTTCGCGGTTGCCTTCGGGTCATCCAGATATTCCGTAAACAGACCGACCGGTGAGGGGTCGCTCGTCTTGATCGCGATCCTGCCCTCGACT from Methanocorpusculum labreanum Z includes:
- a CDS encoding type I restriction-modification system subunit M, which produces MNQIHAAQVSKIASFIWNIADDCLRDVYSRGKYRDVILPMTVIRRIDAVLEPTKEKVIAQKKMLDKANIKAQSDALCLASGQAFYNSSPFCLKDLTSRAKPQQLKADFIAYLDGYSPNIQEILNKFKFRNQIDTMIEAGILGAVIEKFVSSEINLSMNDILDKQGGVRMPGLDNHMMGTLFEELLRKFNEENNEEAGEHFTPRDVVELMADLVFMPIADKIEDGTYLLYDDACGTGGMLTVGEQRLNELAIKYNKKFSVHLFGQETVPETYAICKSDMLLKGKGEQAEHIFYGSTLSNDGFAGHEFDFMISNPPYGKSWKTDAEKMGGKKDISDPRFVVLHKNEELSLIPRVSDGQMLFLANNVSKMKSKTKLGSRIAEVHNGSSLFTGDAGSGESNFRRYIIENDLVEAIIALPENIFYNTGIATYIWVLSNKKSESRRGKVQLIDATSFKTPLRKNLGKKNCEVSFEQKNEIVKLLIDFKENEFSKIFRNEEFLYWSITVERPKVDEAGNVVKDKKGSPKADADLRDVEMVPYVYEGGIEAFMKNEVLPYSPDAWVDDKKTETGCELSFTKYFYKPVELRSLDEIVADIRALEKESDGMLEDILRD
- a CDS encoding restriction endonuclease subunit S: MLKGYEEYMDTGYDWIPQVPKTWEQRPIHSITTLSNERNGKRKDLELLSVYREFGVIKKSSRDDNHNVESQDLSNYKYVNSGYLVMNKMKMWQGSLGISQYEGIVSPAYIVCKVDQDIIGKYLHYLLRSSHFKIFYNRISYGVRVGQWDLRYNDLKNLKIYLPTSDEQNQIVRYLNAKVAKINRLISAKKKEIALLKEYKQAIITRAVTKGICAGVPMKESGVEWIGEIPEGWEERKLKYLCSINTGDKDTINRNDDGLYPFYVRSPKIEHIDTYSFDGEAVLMAGDGVGAGKVFHYVSGKFDYHQRVYNLHYFKDVCGKYIYYYLKENFWRKIEEASAKSTVDSVRLPMLLEFPVVFGQIGEQQQIVSYLDAKCSAIDATIQKRELAIEKLTAYNQSLIYECVTGKVDVRGIHVEEVPEAELIEEMDEEIVAEFDDETSEEENTE
- a CDS encoding NAD-dependent epimerase/dehydratase family protein, coding for MICIVTGGAGFIGSHLVDLLVENHHQVIVIDSMVAGRMANIEKNLAEITFVQADLLEDGWQKHFAGADRVYHIAADPDVRGSARKSFEVYENNVTATIRVLEAMKEHGVKEIVFTSTSTVYGEASVIPTPETYSPMIPISIYGASKLACEAMISSYAATYGWKAWVYRFANIVGARSTHGIIYDFVQKLRANPKELEILGDGRQSKSYLAVENCVKAMIFAPEVSNDTFNFFNIGSEDWVNVKRIAELIVEEMGLENVKFNFTGGDRGWVGDVPLMRLGVDKMKSLGWDPEITSEESVRRAIRATIAE
- a CDS encoding type I restriction endonuclease subunit R, with translation MPTNTKEIGLEDLIVQHLTSQNGYELGIASEYIRSSAFDEGRLFRFLETTQGTKLSQYGILESEKKREQLATRIQGEIEKRGTIDVLRNGVNFYPAGNIDLYYFQPSEKNPAAKANFEKNIFSVTRQLMYAQSGSNEALDFCIFINGLPVITAELKNQFTHQNYENAIEQYKKDRNPRELLFHFGRCIVHFAIDDSEIHMCTKLEGQNSWFLPFNKGYKDGAGNPPNPAGLKTDYLWTHTLTKNELSDIIENYAQILEEKDPDTGKTKRKQIFPRYHQLSVVRALLADAKENGVGKRYLIQHSAGSGKSNSIAWLALQIVSLEKNGKALFDSVIVITDRVNLDNQIKGTIKGFTQMSNTIGHAESAEDLRKLLTNGKNIIISTIHKFPYILDSIKDEHKGQNFAIIIDEAHSSQSGRMAGSMNVVLNSAPEYENETESIEDIINNIVEKRKMLKNASYFAFTATPKNKTLETFGVPYEDEGKIKHRPFHEYTMKQAIQEGFILDVLQNYTPVKSYFKLIKKVENDPEFDKRKALKKLKALVERDIYPISQKAEIIVEHFHTQVISPGKIHGKARCMVVCRDIDAAIKYYNTISKALENRKSQYKAIIAFSGEKEIAGETFTESSINKFPSSQIEKKFKEEPYRFLVVANKFQTGYDEPLLHTMYVDKPLSDIKAVQTLSRLNRAYPGKYDTFVLDFFNDSDIIKQAFDRYYKTTILSDETDVNKLYDLIREMEDAEVFTTNDVNKVVTDYLSGVERNRFDPTLDSCAANYENYLDLDGQIKFKSSVKSYLRTYGFLASILPIGNPEWEKLSIFLNYLLPKLKSPDDDDLAKGILSAVDLESYRAEALTTINIILEDEDAEINPIPTKDPKGIVEPEMDRLSHILEEFQNLWGNIKWNDKDRIIRDIKEIPGRVAKDEAYQNAIKNSDRENARLESERALKKVIDSMIEDNLELYRLYVDNLSFRKELESLVFNATYEKDCSKA
- a CDS encoding epoxyqueuosine reductase; its protein translation is MREEVTAFIEAYVKDASYLRKPLVGFADCASPMFPALKNVVMPGHLMPAEILSDPTVVISYFLPFQKEVALSNVSGRYASKRWTECYVETNRLIAYLNAALIDYLKDRGFRAAYSENAIHLDDQTLMSCWSQRHVAEIAGLGKFGLNNLLITRVGSCGRFGSLVTDLPITPDVPETEERCLYKLTGKCLKCVKNCPTGALTEDKFDRWVCFSLCQENEMRYGANDCGKCAVDIPCGFL
- a CDS encoding cofactor-independent phosphoglycerate mutase: MKYILILADGAADEPLAELGGKTPLEAANKPNMDRIAREGRCGMLKTVDDSLSPGSDVANMSILGYDPMKYYTGRGAIEALSMGIPFKEGDLAYRCNLVTVENGKMKDFAAGHITSIEGAQLFETLKEKIPEAGWYSGVSYRNVMMLPNGKGSDTTAPHDIVGEVINEYLPKGEDAERLMNFIVRASDAFENHPVNKQRIAAGKNPATTIWPWSGGSKPAMPPFSEKYHKKGAVISAVDLLFGLAKCAGMEVVTVPGATGYLDTNFLGKAQAAVETANGDADFVYMHVEATDEAGHLGSLEEKIKAIENLDKAIGYILDNFDGCIMLMPDHPTPIAKKTHTNDPVPFAIRGLGEPDEVSVYTEKEVQAKGSYGLIQAVDLLDMVFKE
- a CDS encoding DUF368 domain-containing protein produces the protein MDIIRGACMAVADSVPGVSGGTIAFLLGFYDKFISSVDDLLTGTMAEKKAALPFLLKLAVGWAAAFLICAVILANLFDTYVYEISSLFIGLTVCAVPIVVMEEKEVLKKHYLHSIFAVIGVAAVPLLMYFNPVTRESSVDLTQISPQLGLFLFIAAVLSISVMVLPGISGSTMLLIMGLYVPLISAVSAVVHLQFQYVPMLIVFGLGMITGLVFIAKLLRHCLEKYRSQTIYLSIGLLIGSLYAIVLGATTLDVPRPAMSFETFSILFFLLGAAILAGLQFMKKRAEKKSA